A window from Culex pipiens pallens isolate TS chromosome 3, TS_CPP_V2, whole genome shotgun sequence encodes these proteins:
- the LOC120417811 gene encoding pancreatic triacylglycerol lipase isoform X2, with the protein MTRCYGELGCLNITKEWYHLIFRPFNVFPLPRSVINTRFILYTEKNPTDGQLLQAEVKDTIMKSHFRSDWDTKFIIHGFIDTPLSNWVSEMRDELITRGGLNVIVVDWAGGSLPLYTQATANTRLVGLEIAYLIKKLGEYKGLRAEDVHLIGHSLGAHTAGYAAERTPGLGRITGLDPAEPYFQGMDPIVRLDPSDASLVDVIHTDGRSVFRLEIPGYGMSHACGHLDFYPNNGKEQPGCALSQEGAATIPLTLIKDGIEEASRVLLACNHIRAIKLFIDSINGKCPYVAHRCPSYQHFLSGNCFKCTSGNCALMGYHASLPITTTRQNISENDIAVGSSIPVAPQPGKYFLATGRDFPFCQRHYRFTIELAKPKSAEPWVQGHLTAGIFSERGAIRSIDLTPKGTARFEHGTVYQVVVTNPHDLGDRIRKVELSWTHDMNVLEPTTLCLLWCNNHLYVKTIQVETMQMPSREKRNTEYSNKLCAQKRDFADIASRGTYAFYDNCKR; encoded by the exons ATGACCCGCTGCTACGGCGAGTTGGGATGTCTCAACATTACCAAGGAGTGGTACCACTTGATCTTCCGCCCGTTCAACGTGTTCCCCCTGCCGAGGAGCGTCATCAACACGCGGTTCATCCTGTACACGGAGAAGAATCCGACCGATGGTCAGCTGCTGCAGGCCGAGGTGAAGGACACCATCATGAAGAGCCACTTCCGGTCCGACTGGGACACCAAGTTCATCATCCACGGCTTCATCGATACGCCGCTGTCCAACTGGGTGTCGGAGATGCGTGACGAATTGATTACCCGCGGCGGGTTGAACGTGATCGTGGTGGACTGGGCGGGGGGATCGTTGCCACTGTACACACAGGCCACGGCCAACACACGGTTGGTTGGGCTGGAGATCGCGTATCTGATCAAGAAGTTGGGCGAGTACAAGGGCTTGCGAGCGGAGGACGTCCATTTGATTGGGCATTCGCTGGGGGCTCACACAGCTGGATATGCGGCTGAGCGGACACCCGGATTGGGTCGAATCACTGGCCTTGATCCAGCTGAACCGTACTTCCAAGGAATGGACCCGATCGTACGGTTGGACCCATCGGACGCCTCCCTCGTGGATGTAATCCATACGGACGGGCGTAGCGTGTTCCGGTTGGAGATTCCCGGCTATGGGATGTCACACGCGTGTGGCCACTTGGACTTTTATCCCAACAACGGTAAGGAACAGCCGGGATGTGCGTTGTCGCAGGAGGGCGCCGCCACAATTCCGCTTACCCTGATCAAGGATGGCATCGAAGAGGCGTCGCGGGTTCTGTTGGCCTGCAATCACATTCGAGCCATCAAACTATTCATCGACAGCATTAACGGGAAGTGTCCGTATGTCG CTCACCGCTGTCCTTCGTACCAGCATTTCCTCAGTGGTAACTGCTTCAAATGCACGTCTGGCAATTGTGCCCTCATGGGTTACCACGCGTCCCTGCCCATCACCACAACCAGGCAGAACATTTCCGAGAACGACATCGCCGTCGGTTCGTCGATTCCTGTCGCACCCCAGCCGGGCAAATACTTCCTGGCCACCGGGCGGGACTTTCCATTCTGCC AGCGCCACTACCGCTTCACGATCGAGCTGGCCAAGCCCAAGTCGGCGGAACCGTGGGTCCAGGGCCACCTGACGGCCGGCATCTTCTCCGAGCGGGGCGCCATCCGGAGCATCGACCTGACGCCGAAGGGGACGGCACGGTTCGAGCACGGCACCGTGTACCAGGTGGTGGTGACCAATCCGCACGACCTGGGCGACCGCATCCGGAAGGTCGAGCTGAGCTGGACGCACGACATGAACGTGCTGGAGCCGACGACGTTGTGCTTGCTGTGGTGCAACAATCACCTCTACGTCAAGACGATCCAGGTCGAAACGATGCAGATGCCATCGCGGGA GAAACGCAACACAGAGTACTCCAACAAGCTGTGTGCGCAGAAGCGTGATTTTGCCGACATTGCCAGCCGTGGAACGTACGCATTCTACGACAACTGTAAACGATGA
- the LOC120417821 gene encoding probable U2 small nuclear ribonucleoprotein A' isoform X2 — MVKLTPDLINQSMQYMNPCRDRELDLRGYKIPQIENMGATLDQFDTIDFSDNDIRKLDGFPHLPRLKCLLLNNNRIVRISDTLAESLPNLESVILTGNNVQELGDLEPLTKLANLQTLSLLTNPVSTKQHYREYVAFRFPNLRLLDFRKIKLKEREAAKELFKSKKGKELQREIMRKAKLAMPVPDKPTVHNASPADIQKIKEAIKRATNLHEVERLTRMLQSGQITGDFGLNGNGHMETD; from the exons ATGGTGAAACTAACGCCGGACCTCATCAACCAGTCGATGCAGTACATGAATCCGTGCCGCGACCGCGAGCTGGATTTGCGAG GGTATAAGATTCCGCAGATTGAAAATATGGGCGCCACGCTGGACCAGTTCGATACGATCGATTTCTCCGATAACGACATCCGGAAGCTGGACGGGTTTCCGCACCTGCCGCGGCTCAAGTGCCTGCTGCTGAACAACAATCGGATTGT GAGAATCAGTGACACCCTGGCCGAATCGCTGCCGAACCTGGAGAGTGTGATCCTCACTGGAAACAACGTCCAAGAGCTGGGCGATTTGGAACCGCTGACGAAGCTGGCGAATCTTCAAACCCTTTCCCTGCTGACGAATCCGGTTTCGACGAAGCAGCACTACCGGGAGTATGTGGCCTTTCGGTTTCCCAATCTGCGCCTGCTGGACTTTAGAAAGATCAAGCTGAAGGAGCGCGAAGCGGCCAAAGAGCTGTTCAAGAGCAAAAAGGGCAAAGAGCTGCAGCGGGAGATTATGCGCAAGGCCAAGCTGGCGATGCCGGTGCCGGACAAGCCGACCGTTCACAACGCGTCCCCGGCGGATATTCAGAAGATCAAGGAAGCGATCAAGCGGGCCACGAACCTGCACGAGGTGGAACGGTTAACGCGGATGCTGCAGTCGGGACAGATTACCGGCGATTTTGGCTTAAACG GAAACGGACACATGGAAACCGATTAG
- the LOC120417820 gene encoding uncharacterized protein LOC120417820 — MGPLDKPKSASNEQKEELVRIFEEYNQRPKQENAETDYKERQRFWIEATHRLNKIPGGTMKSTAKWVKYWADVIINLKRKCKLVIEGRSKKIGPSPLEVRILSAATCYDVLDLWTKALSSDGIGVLETSMSGDVHEEYFPDDSGVQKEEIVIEHYASDDPLDEEFVASFSKPVDHCEDHSQETSVTTELEIRKPTVEELKNLTNAVTTAEYVELTTSAALEASTSEFLRPKVVHRSVTSSASTSTSTPVNVAAASASTDRLREDLKRTSEKLESVMKRRRLDDSKFAIAQALTNMSAALLQLSNGMNELANALTNDAM; from the exons ATGGGACCACTCGAT aaGCCCAAAAGTGCGTCGAATGAGCAAAAGGAGGAATTGGTGCGGATATTCGAGGAGTACAATCAGAGGCCGAAGCAGGAGAATGCCGAGACGGATTACAAGGAACGGCAGCGGTTCTGGATTGAGGCCACCCATCGGCTGAACAAAATTCCCGGGGGAACGATGAAATCGACGGCCAAGTGGGTCAAATATTGGGCGGATGTCATTATTAATTTGAAGCGAAAGTGCAAACTGGTCATCGAGGGACGTTCCAAGAAGATTGGTCCGAGTCCGCTGGAGGTGCGAATTCTGTCGGCAGCCACCTGCTACGACGTGCTGGATTTGTGGACAAAGGCTTTGTCGTCGGATGGGATCGGGGTGCTGGAGACTTCAATGTCCGGGGATGTTCACGAGGAGTATTTTCCGGATGATTCCGGGGTTCAGAAGGAGGAAATTGTGATCGAACACTACGCCAGTGACGATCCGCTGGACGAGGAATTTGTGGCGAGCTTCTCCAAACCGGTAGATCATTGCGAAGATCACAGCCAGGAAACGTCGGTCACAACGGAACTGGAAATCCGCAAGCCCACGGTGGAAGAGCTGAAGAATTTGACCAACGCAGTTACGACGGCGGAATACGTCGAGTTGACAACGTCGGCCGCGTTGGAGGCGAGCACCAGCGAATTCCTCAGGCCCAAAGTGGTCCACCGCAGCGTGACATCGTCGGCATCGACTTCGACGTCCACTCCGGTCAAcgttgctgctgcttctgcctCGACCGACCGATTGCGGGAAGATCTCAAGCGGACCTCCGAGAAGCTGGAGTCGGTCATGAAACGGCGACGGTTGGacgattcgaaatttgcgaTCGCACAGGCCCTCACCAACATGTCCGCGGCGTTGCTGCAACTCTCGAACGGGATGAACGAGCTGGCCAACGCGCTCACCAACGATGCAATGTAG
- the LOC120417806 gene encoding eukaryotic translation initiation factor 3 subunit G, with the protein MPALDEIKSSWADEVELDSGSLPPPTEIVENGQKVVTEYKYNKDDKKVKVVRTYKITRLVVPKSVAKRKNWAKFGDSAGDKPGPNPQTTFVSEDIYMQFVSNKEEEQKSDNALDSLKNIAKCRICEGEHWSVQCPYKGTSYEAGKAKPVPAAQPESSSAPIKSGKYVPPSMRDSQKAALGANPRGRDDTTAIRISNLSEAMTEADLEELVKKIGPHSKMFLARDKNTGLCKGFAYVHFKSRRDAATAIELLNGHGYDHLILNVEWSKPQNPQ; encoded by the exons ATGCCGGCGCTCGACGAAATTAAATCCTCCTGGGCCGATGAGGTCGAGCTGGACTCGGGATCGCTGCCGCCGCCGACAGAGATCGTCGAGAACGGCCAGAAGGTCGTCACCGAGTACAAGTACAACAAGGACGACAAAAAGGTGAAAGTGGTCCGAACGTACAAGATTACGCGGCTCGTCGTGCCGAAGAGTGTGGCCAAGCGCAAGAACTGGGCCAAGTTTGGCGACTCGGCTGGCGACAAGCCGGGGCCGAACCCGCAGACAACGTTCGTATCGGAAGACATTTACATGCAGTTTGTGAGCAACAAGGAGGAGGAGCAAAAGTCCGACAACGCGCTGGACTCGCTGAAGAACATTGCCAAGTGTCGTATCTGCGAGGGCGAGCATTGGTCCGTGCAGTGTCCGTACAAGGGCACGTCGTACGAGGCGGGCAAGGCCAAACCGGTGCCGGCGG CTCAACCGGAGTCGTCGAGCGCGCCGATCAAGAGTGGCAAGTACGTGCCGCCAAGCATGCGCGACAGCCAGAAGGCGGCGCTGGGTGCGAACCCGCGCGGCCGCGACGACACCACGGCGATCCGCATCTCCAACTTGTCCGAGGCGATGACCGAGGCCGATCTGGAGGAGCTGGTGAAGAAGATTGGGCCGCACAGCAAGATGTTCCTGGCCCGCGACAAGAACACCGGCCTGTGCAAGGGTTTCGCGTACGTGCACTTCAAGTCCCGCCGCGACGCCGCCACCGCCATCGAGCTGCTCAACGGACACGGCTACGACCATCTGATTTTGAACGTGGAATGGTCCAAGCCGCAGAATCCGCAGTAA
- the LOC120417811 gene encoding pancreatic triacylglycerol lipase isoform X1 — translation MLGYLAASLLVLSTIYSIDPSSAGPLDALSWARMDNINLPWLPYENMTRCYGELGCLNITKEWYHLIFRPFNVFPLPRSVINTRFILYTEKNPTDGQLLQAEVKDTIMKSHFRSDWDTKFIIHGFIDTPLSNWVSEMRDELITRGGLNVIVVDWAGGSLPLYTQATANTRLVGLEIAYLIKKLGEYKGLRAEDVHLIGHSLGAHTAGYAAERTPGLGRITGLDPAEPYFQGMDPIVRLDPSDASLVDVIHTDGRSVFRLEIPGYGMSHACGHLDFYPNNGKEQPGCALSQEGAATIPLTLIKDGIEEASRVLLACNHIRAIKLFIDSINGKCPYVAHRCPSYQHFLSGNCFKCTSGNCALMGYHASLPITTTRQNISENDIAVGSSIPVAPQPGKYFLATGRDFPFCQRHYRFTIELAKPKSAEPWVQGHLTAGIFSERGAIRSIDLTPKGTARFEHGTVYQVVVTNPHDLGDRIRKVELSWTHDMNVLEPTTLCLLWCNNHLYVKTIQVETMQMPSREKRNTEYSNKLCAQKRDFADIASRGTYAFYDNCKR, via the exons ATGAGAACATGACCCGCTGCTACGGCGAGTTGGGATGTCTCAACATTACCAAGGAGTGGTACCACTTGATCTTCCGCCCGTTCAACGTGTTCCCCCTGCCGAGGAGCGTCATCAACACGCGGTTCATCCTGTACACGGAGAAGAATCCGACCGATGGTCAGCTGCTGCAGGCCGAGGTGAAGGACACCATCATGAAGAGCCACTTCCGGTCCGACTGGGACACCAAGTTCATCATCCACGGCTTCATCGATACGCCGCTGTCCAACTGGGTGTCGGAGATGCGTGACGAATTGATTACCCGCGGCGGGTTGAACGTGATCGTGGTGGACTGGGCGGGGGGATCGTTGCCACTGTACACACAGGCCACGGCCAACACACGGTTGGTTGGGCTGGAGATCGCGTATCTGATCAAGAAGTTGGGCGAGTACAAGGGCTTGCGAGCGGAGGACGTCCATTTGATTGGGCATTCGCTGGGGGCTCACACAGCTGGATATGCGGCTGAGCGGACACCCGGATTGGGTCGAATCACTGGCCTTGATCCAGCTGAACCGTACTTCCAAGGAATGGACCCGATCGTACGGTTGGACCCATCGGACGCCTCCCTCGTGGATGTAATCCATACGGACGGGCGTAGCGTGTTCCGGTTGGAGATTCCCGGCTATGGGATGTCACACGCGTGTGGCCACTTGGACTTTTATCCCAACAACGGTAAGGAACAGCCGGGATGTGCGTTGTCGCAGGAGGGCGCCGCCACAATTCCGCTTACCCTGATCAAGGATGGCATCGAAGAGGCGTCGCGGGTTCTGTTGGCCTGCAATCACATTCGAGCCATCAAACTATTCATCGACAGCATTAACGGGAAGTGTCCGTATGTCG CTCACCGCTGTCCTTCGTACCAGCATTTCCTCAGTGGTAACTGCTTCAAATGCACGTCTGGCAATTGTGCCCTCATGGGTTACCACGCGTCCCTGCCCATCACCACAACCAGGCAGAACATTTCCGAGAACGACATCGCCGTCGGTTCGTCGATTCCTGTCGCACCCCAGCCGGGCAAATACTTCCTGGCCACCGGGCGGGACTTTCCATTCTGCC AGCGCCACTACCGCTTCACGATCGAGCTGGCCAAGCCCAAGTCGGCGGAACCGTGGGTCCAGGGCCACCTGACGGCCGGCATCTTCTCCGAGCGGGGCGCCATCCGGAGCATCGACCTGACGCCGAAGGGGACGGCACGGTTCGAGCACGGCACCGTGTACCAGGTGGTGGTGACCAATCCGCACGACCTGGGCGACCGCATCCGGAAGGTCGAGCTGAGCTGGACGCACGACATGAACGTGCTGGAGCCGACGACGTTGTGCTTGCTGTGGTGCAACAATCACCTCTACGTCAAGACGATCCAGGTCGAAACGATGCAGATGCCATCGCGGGA GAAACGCAACACAGAGTACTCCAACAAGCTGTGTGCGCAGAAGCGTGATTTTGCCGACATTGCCAGCCGTGGAACGTACGCATTCTACGACAACTGTAAACGATGA
- the LOC120417813 gene encoding serine/threonine-protein kinase Nek5-like codes for MSFKFLNIDLSQLEFESCLGSGCYGGSVCLYRNRKDKRNRRIVVKSIPYNSPEYAYETVTKEHTILSQVNHPRILRYFGFFQTSDSWNMITEFAERGNLAEFLHRRKQQGAFLTQRVVMAKYRDMAEALQYLHQRKVIHRDLKPGNVLIDADNRLKLADFGIAKICTNVSLDEEMNMTIVGTPLFMAPEVASGKRYDYKSDVWPLGVIFYELCMLEHPFVERFLEGEESMERKKFSPPQIDCARHGFSRDMQSLCEMMIQVEPKQRWTLEKILKDERVVGLMEREM; via the exons ATGTCCTTCAAGTTCCTCAACATTGACCTGAGCCAGCTGGAGTTCGAATCGTGTTTGGGTTCCGGATGTTACGGCGG AAGCGTCTGCTTGTACCGCAACCGGAAGGACAAACGCAACCGCCGGATTGTGGTCAAGTCGATTCCGTACAACAGCCCGGAATACGCGTACGAGACCGTCACGAAGGAGCACACGATTCTGTCGCAGGTCAACCACCCGAGGATCCTCCGGTACTTTGGCTTCTTTCAAACGAGCGATTCTTGGAATATGATCACGGAGTTTGCCGAGCGGGGAAATTTGGCGGAGTTTTTGCACCGTCGCAAGCAGCAGGGCGCGTTCCTCACCCAGCGGGTCGTGATGGCCAAGTATCGCGACATGGCGGAAGCGCTGCAGTATCTGCACCAGCGCAAGGTCATCCACCGGGACTTGAAGCCGGGAAACGTGCTGATCGACGCGGACAATCGTTTGAAGCTGGCGGACTTTGGCATCGCCAAGATTTGCACCAACGTGAGTCTGGACGAGGAGATGAACATGACGATTGTGGGGACGCCGCTCTTTATGGCACCGGAAGTGGCCAGCGGAAAGCGGTACGACTACAAGAGCGACGTGTGGCCGCTGGGAGTGATTTTCTACGAGCTGTGCATGCTGGAACATCCGTTTGTGGAGCGATTTTTGGAAGGCGAGGAGTCGATGGAGAGGAAGAAGTTTTCGCCGCCGCAAATTGACTGCGCCCGGCACGGATTCAGCCGGGACATGCAGTCGCTGTGCGAGATGATGATCCAGGTGGAGCCGAAGCAGCGCTGGACGCTGGAAAAGATACTGAAGGACGAGCGCGTGGTTGGGCTGATGGAACGTGAAATGTGa
- the LOC120417821 gene encoding probable U2 small nuclear ribonucleoprotein A' isoform X1, translating into MVKLTPDLINQSMQYMNPCRDRELDLRGYKIPQIENMGATLDQFDTIDFSDNDIRKLDGFPHLPRLKCLLLNNNRIVRISDTLAESLPNLESVILTGNNVQELGDLEPLTKLANLQTLSLLTNPVSTKQHYREYVAFRFPNLRLLDFRKIKLKEREAAKELFKSKKGKELQREIMRKAKLAMPVPDKPTVHNASPADIQKIKEAIKRATNLHEVERLTRMLQSGQITGDFGLNELKLGNQGWRTMAPDGLIQIG; encoded by the exons ATGGTGAAACTAACGCCGGACCTCATCAACCAGTCGATGCAGTACATGAATCCGTGCCGCGACCGCGAGCTGGATTTGCGAG GGTATAAGATTCCGCAGATTGAAAATATGGGCGCCACGCTGGACCAGTTCGATACGATCGATTTCTCCGATAACGACATCCGGAAGCTGGACGGGTTTCCGCACCTGCCGCGGCTCAAGTGCCTGCTGCTGAACAACAATCGGATTGT GAGAATCAGTGACACCCTGGCCGAATCGCTGCCGAACCTGGAGAGTGTGATCCTCACTGGAAACAACGTCCAAGAGCTGGGCGATTTGGAACCGCTGACGAAGCTGGCGAATCTTCAAACCCTTTCCCTGCTGACGAATCCGGTTTCGACGAAGCAGCACTACCGGGAGTATGTGGCCTTTCGGTTTCCCAATCTGCGCCTGCTGGACTTTAGAAAGATCAAGCTGAAGGAGCGCGAAGCGGCCAAAGAGCTGTTCAAGAGCAAAAAGGGCAAAGAGCTGCAGCGGGAGATTATGCGCAAGGCCAAGCTGGCGATGCCGGTGCCGGACAAGCCGACCGTTCACAACGCGTCCCCGGCGGATATTCAGAAGATCAAGGAAGCGATCAAGCGGGCCACGAACCTGCACGAGGTGGAACGGTTAACGCGGATGCTGCAGTCGGGACAGATTACCGGCGATTTTGGCTTAAACG AGCTTAAACTTGGCAATCAAGGCTGGAGGACGATGGCACCAG ATGGCCTCATCCAGATCGGCTAG
- the LOC120417833 gene encoding facilitated trehalose transporter Tret1-like isoform X2: MTLPNVEGQPSKSERGKALRQVIAAFVANIGTINTGLIFGFSAVVIPQLQAADTLIPVDESQSSWVASLSAIGTPIGCLLSGYMMDTIGRKKALLLTEIPLIIGWIVIACATNVDMIYAGRVLTGFGSGMVGAPARVYTSEVTQPHLRGMLCALASTGISLGVLLQYTLGAFTSWKTLSAISASVPVVAFVLMLFMPETPNYLVTKNKPDQAMKSLAKLRGSTYNLEREVTQLQTFAQKSNQKKKLTTKETIQALLHPSCLKPFGILSLYFMMYQFSGVNTITFYAVEIFRDSGTTMDKNTCTIMLGLVRFIFTIIAAILLRRCGRRPLTFISGIGCGVTMIGLGTYLYFKKSWEEADPPIEPTATWFPVACIFIFTITCTLGFLVVPWVMIGELYPMKVRGIVGGFTTCMAHTCVFIVVKTYPVLAHLLERHGAFILYGCISFVGTVFFYLCLPETKGKTLQEIEDYFSGRTKTLKKSKQLEATTAANGNSKPQLLAPEKNKLLP, encoded by the exons ATGACCCTGCCCAACGTCGAGGGTCAACCTAGCAAAAGTGAGCGGGGCAAGGCTCTGCGCCAGGTGATCGCCGCCTTCGTCGCCAACATCGGAACCATCAACACGGGCCTGATCTTTGGCTTTTCGGCCGTCGTCATTCCCCAGCTGCAGGCCGCCGACACGCTGATCCCGGTGGACGAAAGCCAATCGTCGTGGGTTG CATCCCTCTCAGCAATCGGCACCCCAATCGGATGTCTCCTTTCCGGCTACATGATGGATACAATCGGGCGCAAAAAGGCGCTCCTTCTAACGGAAATTCCACTCATCATCGGATGGATCGTGATCGCATGCGCCACCAACGTCGACATGATTTACGCGGGCCGCGTGCTGACCGGATTCGGTTCCGGAATGGTCGGCGCTCCGGCTCGGGTGTACACCTCGGAGGTGACTCAGCCCCACCTGCGGGGGATGTTGTGTGCACTCGCTTCGACTGGAATCAGCTTGGGAGTTTTGCTGCAGTACACGCTCGGGGCGTTCACCAGTTGGAAGACGTTGTCGGCGATTTCGGCTTCTGTGCCGGTGGTGGCGTTCGTGCTGATGCTGTTCATGCCGGAAACTCCGAACTATTTGGTGACCAAGAACAAACCCGACCAGGCGATGAAAAGTTTGGCGAAGCTGCGCGGATCGACGTACAATCTGGAACGTGAGGTGACTCAGCTGCAGACATTCGCTCAGAAAAGTAATCAGAAGAAGAAGCTCACGACGAAGGAAACCATTCAAGCGCTGCTCCATCCGTCCTGTCTGAAGCCGTTTGGCATCCTGTCGCTTTACTTTATGATGTACCAGTTCAGCGGGGTCAACACAATCACATTTTATGCCGTTGAGATTTTCCGGGATTCGGGCACGACCATGGACAAAAACACGTGCACGATAATGCTCGGTTTGGTGCGATTCATCTTTACCATCATTGCGGCAATTCTGCTGCGGAGGTGCGGCCGTCGACCGCTCACGTTCATCTCGGGAATCGGCTGTGGCGTCACGATGATCGGTCTCGGCACGTATCTGTACTTCAAGAAGAGCTGGGAGGAGGCCGACCCGCCGATTGAACCCACCGCCACGTGGTTCCCCGTCGCCTGTATCTTCATCTTCACCATCACCTGCACGCTGGGCTTCCTCGTCGTTCCGTGGGTCATGATTGGTGAGCTCTACCCGATGAAGGTTCGCGGCATCGTTGGCGGCTTCACCACCTGCATGGCACACACCTGCGTCTTCATCGTGGTCAAGACGTACCCAGTCCTGGCGCACCTCCTCGAACGTCACGGTGCCTTCATCCTGTACGGCTGCATTTCGTTCGTCGGAACGGTCTTCTTCTATCTGTGCCTGCCGGAAACCAAGGGCAAAACGCTGCAAGAGATCGAAGACTACTTCTCCGGCCGCACCAAGACGCTCAAAAAGTCCAAACAGCTGGAAGCGACGACGGCGGCCAATGGCAACTCGAAACCGCAGCTGCTCGCCCCGGAGAAGAACAAGCTGCTTCCTTAA
- the LOC120417833 gene encoding facilitated trehalose transporter Tret1-like isoform X1, with protein sequence MTGKETSALVDKGALPKIVATNEKGVTMTLPNVEGQPSKSERGKALRQVIAAFVANIGTINTGLIFGFSAVVIPQLQAADTLIPVDESQSSWVASLSAIGTPIGCLLSGYMMDTIGRKKALLLTEIPLIIGWIVIACATNVDMIYAGRVLTGFGSGMVGAPARVYTSEVTQPHLRGMLCALASTGISLGVLLQYTLGAFTSWKTLSAISASVPVVAFVLMLFMPETPNYLVTKNKPDQAMKSLAKLRGSTYNLEREVTQLQTFAQKSNQKKKLTTKETIQALLHPSCLKPFGILSLYFMMYQFSGVNTITFYAVEIFRDSGTTMDKNTCTIMLGLVRFIFTIIAAILLRRCGRRPLTFISGIGCGVTMIGLGTYLYFKKSWEEADPPIEPTATWFPVACIFIFTITCTLGFLVVPWVMIGELYPMKVRGIVGGFTTCMAHTCVFIVVKTYPVLAHLLERHGAFILYGCISFVGTVFFYLCLPETKGKTLQEIEDYFSGRTKTLKKSKQLEATTAANGNSKPQLLAPEKNKLLP encoded by the exons ATGACGGG GAAGGAAACCTCCGCCCTGGTGGACAAGGGCGCCCTGCCCAAAATAGTGGCCACCAACGAGAAGGGCGTCACGATGACCCTGCCCAACGTCGAGGGTCAACCTAGCAAAAGTGAGCGGGGCAAGGCTCTGCGCCAGGTGATCGCCGCCTTCGTCGCCAACATCGGAACCATCAACACGGGCCTGATCTTTGGCTTTTCGGCCGTCGTCATTCCCCAGCTGCAGGCCGCCGACACGCTGATCCCGGTGGACGAAAGCCAATCGTCGTGGGTTG CATCCCTCTCAGCAATCGGCACCCCAATCGGATGTCTCCTTTCCGGCTACATGATGGATACAATCGGGCGCAAAAAGGCGCTCCTTCTAACGGAAATTCCACTCATCATCGGATGGATCGTGATCGCATGCGCCACCAACGTCGACATGATTTACGCGGGCCGCGTGCTGACCGGATTCGGTTCCGGAATGGTCGGCGCTCCGGCTCGGGTGTACACCTCGGAGGTGACTCAGCCCCACCTGCGGGGGATGTTGTGTGCACTCGCTTCGACTGGAATCAGCTTGGGAGTTTTGCTGCAGTACACGCTCGGGGCGTTCACCAGTTGGAAGACGTTGTCGGCGATTTCGGCTTCTGTGCCGGTGGTGGCGTTCGTGCTGATGCTGTTCATGCCGGAAACTCCGAACTATTTGGTGACCAAGAACAAACCCGACCAGGCGATGAAAAGTTTGGCGAAGCTGCGCGGATCGACGTACAATCTGGAACGTGAGGTGACTCAGCTGCAGACATTCGCTCAGAAAAGTAATCAGAAGAAGAAGCTCACGACGAAGGAAACCATTCAAGCGCTGCTCCATCCGTCCTGTCTGAAGCCGTTTGGCATCCTGTCGCTTTACTTTATGATGTACCAGTTCAGCGGGGTCAACACAATCACATTTTATGCCGTTGAGATTTTCCGGGATTCGGGCACGACCATGGACAAAAACACGTGCACGATAATGCTCGGTTTGGTGCGATTCATCTTTACCATCATTGCGGCAATTCTGCTGCGGAGGTGCGGCCGTCGACCGCTCACGTTCATCTCGGGAATCGGCTGTGGCGTCACGATGATCGGTCTCGGCACGTATCTGTACTTCAAGAAGAGCTGGGAGGAGGCCGACCCGCCGATTGAACCCACCGCCACGTGGTTCCCCGTCGCCTGTATCTTCATCTTCACCATCACCTGCACGCTGGGCTTCCTCGTCGTTCCGTGGGTCATGATTGGTGAGCTCTACCCGATGAAGGTTCGCGGCATCGTTGGCGGCTTCACCACCTGCATGGCACACACCTGCGTCTTCATCGTGGTCAAGACGTACCCAGTCCTGGCGCACCTCCTCGAACGTCACGGTGCCTTCATCCTGTACGGCTGCATTTCGTTCGTCGGAACGGTCTTCTTCTATCTGTGCCTGCCGGAAACCAAGGGCAAAACGCTGCAAGAGATCGAAGACTACTTCTCCGGCCGCACCAAGACGCTCAAAAAGTCCAAACAGCTGGAAGCGACGACGGCGGCCAATGGCAACTCGAAACCGCAGCTGCTCGCCCCGGAGAAGAACAAGCTGCTTCCTTAA